A genomic region of Phragmites australis chromosome 2, lpPhrAust1.1, whole genome shotgun sequence contains the following coding sequences:
- the LOC133908321 gene encoding uncharacterized protein LOC133908321 — MGPPPVDQLPGGWPKHNEDHPLPRRAVILVVSACKYGLWNWYWLAICSSTSTNSGAGAERLLWQHTDRARSRINGAPLQPQLEAGRPTASCPSSNHINTLLNLEPSPHSSTSTKRLLPLGSGTALPATTTSRHRPRASAAVPAGSYLTMSGRFSYHKLKKLPSDAATTTLHQEQDQQEQQQQQPPAASIQDYYHSYYRALGAAVARGRRARQWPSGGRRRRRPRLRVSSLARALRRKAAAVGGNVKASVAKVAKRLMEGRPYIGDLFAGNYMFMQVAPSPTMTGFDDKGFLPFTEYYYGKAKNKPAAPGALRLHPAAAGPLDKV; from the exons ATGGGGCCTCCACCGGTGGATCAGCTCCCGGGCGGGTGGCCAAAGCACAACGAAGATCACCCCCTGCCTCGACGGGCTGTTATACTCGTTGTTAGTGCATGTAAATATGGGTTGTGGAATTGG TACTGGCTGGCTATTTGTAGTAGTACGAGCACTAACTCCGGAGCTGGAGCTGAGCGGCTGCTTTGGCAGCACACCGATCGAGCTCGCTCCCGCATTAATGGAGCACCACTGCAGCCGCAGCTGGAAGCAGGCCGCCCAACAGCCTCCTGCCCGTCGTCCAACCACATTAACACCCTCTTAAATTTAGAGCCATCACCTCACTCGTCCACTAGCACTAAGCGCCTTCTCCCTCTGGGCTCCGGCACCGCCCTACCAGCTACAACTACAAGCCGACACCGACcgcgcgcctccgccgccgtgcCGGCCGGCTCCTACCTGACCATGAGCGGCAGATTCTCCTACCACAAGCTCAAGAAGCTCCCGTCTGATGCTGCCACCACCACCCTGCACCAAGAACAAGACCaacaagagcagcagcagcagcagccgccggcTGCTTCCATCCAAGATTACTACCACTCCTACTACCGCGCGCTAGGCGCCGCGGTCGCCAGGGGAAGGAGGGCCCGACAGTGGCCGTCCGgcgggcggcggaggaggaggccgcggcTGAGGGTCTCGAGCCTCGCGCGGGCGCTGCGGCGGAAAGCGGCGGCAGTCGGGGGCAACGTGAAGGCGTCGGTGGCGAAGGTGGCGAAGCGGCTCATGGAAGGGCGGCCGTACATAGGGGACCTCTTCGCCGGGAACTACATGTTCATGCAGGTCGCGCCGTCGCCCACCATGACCGGGTTCGACGACAAAGGCTTCTTGCCGTTCACGGAGTATTACTACGGCAAGGCGAAGAACAAGCCGGCGGCGCCCGGTGCGCTGCGCTTGCACCCTGCAGCTGCAGGGCCGCTGGACAAGGTCTAG
- the LOC133909568 gene encoding uncharacterized protein LOC133909568: MGKDAGEEQQQPPDGAGGGSGGGGGGGGGSGRRCCCGGTRVVRLQCVAALVLGIAVLLSAVFWLPPFAGRGRGAQGPDPGDDFGDDIMASFRLQKTVPELSGNKSKLELDIYEEIGFPNSTVVVKMLHPLDGSNWTNVIFSIVPFPENLTIPSTWLSILRSYFMSLVVRQSTLHLTEALFGNSSSFEVVKFPGGITIIPPQTAFLLQKPHATFNFTLNYPINKIQDRTNELKDQMKAGLLLNPYENLYIKLTNSQGSTILPPTIVDTSIVLKVGNHQPSVPRMKQLARTITNSSSRNLGLNHTVFGRVKQISLSSYLRHSLHSGGGSDAPSPAPMHHHVHHRHHRHHHGNDDNRHLAPAPIHFPVPQPRYGAPPPSGCPYGTNRPKKRGPVTPAAEPAADDHHSLSPAPPPHPWSPSPVSRSPHDHGMHSGSPVQSPPVLPEPPLPAVSFAHAHPPSEHRTSPAPSEHATRAGRAGMSYVAPAPHSSNATRMRNASCRWVLFAFTVCALMRLL, encoded by the exons ATGGGGAAGGACGCCggcgaggagcagcagcagccgccggaCGGGgcaggcggcggcagcggcggcggaggaggaggagggggcggtAGCGGGCGCCGCTGCTGCTGCGGAGGAACAAGGGTGGTGCGGCTGCAATGCGTGGCGGCGCTCGTGCTTGGGATTGCTGTGCTGCTGTCCGCGGTGTTCTGGCTCCCGCCGTTCGCCGGGCGGGGCAGGGGCGCGCAGGGGCCGGATCCGGGCGATGACTTCGGAG ATGATATAATGGCAAGCTTTAGGCTACAGAAGACAGTTCCTGAGCTGAGTGGAAACAAATCTAAGCTCGAATTGGACATATATGAGGAAATTGGCTTTCCTAATTCCACT GTGGTTGTGAAAATGCTACATCCATTAGATGGATCAAACTGGACAAACGTCATCTTCAGCATTGTCCCTTTCCCAGAGAACTTGACTATACCATCGACATGGTTGAGCATTCTTAGATCATACTTCATGTCCTTGGTTGTACGGCAGTCAACACTCCACTTGACTGAGGCTCTATTTGGGAATTCATCCTCCTTTGAAGTAGTTAAATTCCCAGGAGGAATAACAATCATCCCTCCACAAACTGCTTTTCTTCTCCAGAAGCCCCATGCGACTTTTAATTTCACTCTGAACTATCCAATCAACAAAATACAAGACAGGACCAACGAGTTGAAGGATCAAATGAAGGCAGGACTACTGCTCAATCCATACGAG AATCTATATATCAAATTGACGAATTCGCAAGGTTCAACGATTCTTCCTCCAACAATTGTTGATACCTCCATTGTCCTTAAAGTTGGAAATCACCAGCCATCTGTGCCAAGGATGAAGCAGTTGGCTCGGACAATTACCAATTCATCCTCGAGAAACCTGGGTCTGAATCATACTGTATTTGGCAGAGTAAAGCAGATTAGCCTTTCGTCCTATCTTAGACATTCTTTACATAGTGGTGGCGGTTCTGATGCACCTAGTCCAGCACCCATGCATCATCATGTTCACCACCGCCATCATCGCCATCACCATGGTAATGACGACAATAGGCATCTGGCTCCTGCTCCAATACATTTTCCTGTCCCACAACCCAGATATGGTGCTCCACCTCCATCCGGGTGTCCATATGGCACAAACAGACCAAAGAAAAGAGGCCCTGTAACACCAGCTGCTGAGCCTGCAGCTGATGATCACCATTCCCTCTCTCCTGCTCCGCCACCACATCCATGGTCACCTTCACCTGTTAGTCGTTCTCCACATGATCACGGTATGCACAGTGGCTCCCCTGTTCAATCCCCTCCAGTGCTACCAGAGCCACCTTTGCCCGCTGTTTCTTTTGCCCATGCACATCCTCCAAGTGAGCATAGAACAAGTCCTGCACCAAGTGAACATGCAACAAGAGCTGGTCGTGCTGGGATGTCATATGTGGCCCCTGCACCTCATTCAT CTAACGCTACCAGGATGCGGAATGCTTCCTGTCGCTGGGTCCTTTTTGCCTTCACAGTATGTGCCCTAATGAGGCTACTGTGA